The Lepeophtheirus salmonis chromosome 1, UVic_Lsal_1.4, whole genome shotgun sequence genome has a segment encoding these proteins:
- the LOC121128556 gene encoding neurotrophin 1: protein MLPSYALTLTLTLVFVLMGRQSRVLGANMYTPTPRYGPTPVPHYSPTPSPAYGPHGYSTPYGYTPAPLYGHHVGANPVRETYGPPSCSKNSTNTWCLMDYEYPTYEIQHAVEYHYAAVAALYKDVIANTENSIDRLKDLRDETYLCPSSTDYVMPLRAINSQGKWRIVVNNVKAHYETLSQTVRVEQCSKQGTPCPLVPECYETKCVQKSLYHRFLTYDPFDYYFPFAIESFKLPASCACTSGTFAEQQSTPYYIPHHK, encoded by the exons ATGCTTCCTTCATATGCACTCACG CTTACACTTACACTTGTCTTTGTTCTGATGGGGAGGCAGAGCAGAGTTTTAGGTGCAAACATGTACACCCCTACTCCAAGATATGGACCCACTCCCGTCCCACACTACTCCCCCACACCCAGCCCTGCATATGGCCCTCACGGCTACAGCACTCCCTACGGATACACCCCTGCTCCCCTCTACGGGCATCATGTAGGAGCAAATCCCGTACGAGAGACCTATGGACCTCCCAGCTGCTCCAAAAACTCCACAAATACTTGGTGCCTCATGGACTACGAGTATCCTACATACGAAATCCAACATGCCGTCGAGTACCACTATGCCGCAGTAGCTGCTCTCTATAAGGACGTTATTGCCAATACAGAGAACTCCATTGACCGACTCAAGGATCTCCGAGATGAGACTTATCTCTGTCCCTCTAGCACAGACTATGTTATGCCTCTTCGAGCCATCAACTCTCAAGGGAAGTGGAGAATCGTTGTGAATAATGTCAAGGCTCACTATGAGACTCTAAGTCAAACCGTTCGAGTTGAGCAATGTAGCAAGCAGGGAACTCCCTGTCCCCTTGTTCCTGAATGCTACGAAACGAAATGTGTTCAAAAATCACTCTATCATCGATTCCTTACCTACGATCCCTTTGATTACTATTTCCCGTTCGCCATTGAGAGTTTCAAACTTCCAGCTTCATGTGCCTGTACGTCCGGGACCTTTGCTGAGCAACAAAGCACACCCTACTACATTCctcatcataaataa
- the LOC139906248 gene encoding uncharacterized protein, with translation MYGYYHQNPVSQQTTPSHEAIHLYSEEEYPVIRQRPKHPSNPSSASYLDLSSNGYVTSTPECASRRLNFTSDDSGNVSDLWSEISSPLIQLRNNWRRQSKSLYSTAASESFMDKVRTLLPVIIGIVVLSGAVYSVQITLNSSRERGVKLSGKYASILYAHQRVYNSSRPSRIPLGEIRDESGKVLSGKRAAIQFSYNKRNVVIQDTQTDTETPPAPKVVKVEPSQSQSESNSNEITENKRKEIVKKVASFGHFATSRKTNVKEIRGVKKGGKVLEDEKKGSGNDDEKKQKITDDRPIKKEESNLKKKRSKNENLQSKNPSLEPIDLDEIFKSGLQSKEVSNIVESNPLERSVVVKES, from the coding sequence ATGTATGGATACTATCATCAAAACCCCGTGTCTCAACAAACGACTCCATCCCATGAAGCAATTCACTTATATTCAGAAGAGGAGTATCCTGTTATTCGTCAGAGGCCTAAACATCCATCCAATCCCTCTTCAGCCTCCTATTTGGATTTATCTTCAAATGGATATGTAACATCAACCCCAGAGTGCGCTTCTCGTCGACTTAATTTTACGTCGGATGACTCTGGAAATGTATCAGATCTTTGGTCAGAGATATCAAGTCCGCTCATTCAACTCCGTAACAATTGGAGGCGACAGAGTAAGAGTTTGTATAGTACTGCAGCCTCTGAGTCCTTCATGGATAAGGTCCGGACTCTACTACCTGTGATAATAGGCATCGTAGTACTTTCTGGAGCGGTTTACTCTGTACAAATTACGTTGAATAGCTCTAGAGAGCGTGGTGTAAAGTTGAGTGGGAAGTATGCATCCATTTTGTATGCCCATCAAAGGGTCTATAATTCAAGCCGTCCCTCAAGAATACCTCTCGGGGAAATTCGTGATGAGTCTGGTAAAGTACTGAGTGGGAAAAGAGCCGCCATACAGTTTAGTTATAACAAGCGAAATGTTGTTATTCAGGATACACAAACAGACACAGAAACTCCTCCTGCTCCGAAAGTGGTAAAAGTGGAACCTTCACAAAGCCAATCAGAGTCGAACAGTAATGAGATTAccgaaaataaaagaaaagaaattgttAAGAAAGTGGCTAGTTTTGGACATTTTGCCACGTCTAGAAAGACAAATGTAAAGGAGATCCGTGGAGTCAAGAAAGGTGGTAAGGTGTTAGAAGATGAGAAAAAAGGAAGTGGTAATGacgatgaaaaaaaacaaaagatcaCAGATGATCGTCCGATCAAAAAAGAGGAGAGTAATCTTAAAAAGAAGCGTTCAAAGAATGAGAACTTGCAatcaaaaaatccttctttGGAACCAATTGATTtggatgaaatttttaaatcagGACTTCAGTCAAAGGAAGTGTCCAACATTGTGGAGTCAAACCCCCTTGAACGTTCAGTCGTTGTTAAAGAGTCATag